The Hymenobacter sp. GOD-10R genome includes a window with the following:
- a CDS encoding hemin-degrading factor: MAITDLPSTATSLAERWTQFKLDNPKIRIRDAARQLGSSEAELLATQCTGQPDAAVVRLTDDFAALLAEVPNLGRVMALTRNDSVVHERKGSYQKVSIKGAMGLVLGDDIDLRLFMSHWHFGFAVDENGRRSLQFFADDGEAVHKIYLTEDSNTAAYDELVSRYRATEQSSDLATQPAPTSALEVPDADIDVAGFREGWRALQDTHDFFGLLRQFGVSRTQALRLGPPELVQRLDNDAIVRGLENAVAAGLNIMLFVASRGCIQIHTGLVKRLVATGPWFNVLDPDFNLHLKLEDIAETWLVKKPTTEGLVHSLELYDAQGRNLLLFFGKRKPGIPEQEAWRELVSQL; the protein is encoded by the coding sequence ATGGCCATCACCGATCTGCCTTCCACCGCCACCTCGCTCGCCGAACGCTGGACCCAGTTCAAGCTCGACAACCCCAAAATCCGCATCCGCGACGCTGCTCGCCAGCTCGGCAGCAGCGAGGCCGAGCTGCTCGCCACCCAGTGCACCGGCCAGCCCGACGCTGCCGTGGTGCGCCTCACCGATGACTTTGCCGCCCTGCTCGCCGAAGTTCCGAACCTAGGTCGGGTGATGGCCCTCACGCGCAACGACAGCGTGGTACACGAGCGCAAGGGTTCTTACCAGAAAGTGTCCATCAAAGGCGCCATGGGCTTGGTGCTGGGCGACGACATCGACCTGCGCTTGTTCATGAGCCACTGGCACTTCGGCTTTGCCGTGGACGAAAATGGCCGCCGCAGCTTGCAGTTTTTCGCCGACGACGGCGAGGCCGTGCACAAAATCTACCTCACTGAAGACAGCAACACCGCGGCTTACGATGAGCTAGTGAGCCGCTACCGCGCCACCGAGCAGTCCAGCGACCTAGCTACGCAGCCCGCTCCCACTTCCGCCCTCGAAGTCCCGGACGCGGATATCGACGTGGCCGGCTTCCGCGAAGGCTGGCGCGCTTTGCAGGACACCCACGACTTCTTCGGCTTGCTGCGCCAATTTGGGGTGAGCCGCACCCAAGCCCTGCGCCTAGGTCCGCCCGAACTGGTGCAGCGCCTCGACAACGACGCCATCGTGCGCGGCCTGGAAAACGCCGTAGCGGCGGGCCTGAATATCATGCTGTTCGTGGCCAGCCGCGGCTGCATCCAGATCCACACGGGTCTGGTGAAACGCTTAGTAGCAACTGGCCCGTGGTTCAACGTGCTCGACCCCGATTTCAACCTGCACCTGAAGCTGGAAGACATAGCCGAAACGTGGCTCGTGAAAAAACCGACCACCGAAGGGCTTGTGCACTCCCTGGAACTGTACGACGCACAAGGGCGCAACTTGTTGCTGTTCTTCGGCAAGCGCAAGCCTGGCATCCCCGAGCAGGAAGCTTGGCGGGAACTGGTCAGCCAGCTGTAG
- a CDS encoding heme ABC transporter ATP-binding protein produces the protein MFNVQHLSYQVGRKLLLQDVSFAAWPGELLAVVGANGAGKSTLLRLLSGDLTPSWGELWFDNQPLTDIPAAELARHRAVLTQQHSLALAFKVRELVLMGRYPYFRGQPSAHDHAVVQQALATVGLSDLAERSYPTLSGGEQQRAQLARVLAQVWEAEGGFLLLDEPLTGLDLNHQHHTLAVAKALVKRGFGVIAVLHDLNLAAQYADQVLLLRQGQTVAYGPPAQVLTPDHIQHAFDISVELLAHPSLGFPLIVPVPR, from the coding sequence ATGTTCAACGTCCAACACCTGAGTTACCAAGTCGGCCGCAAATTATTGCTGCAGGATGTGTCGTTTGCCGCCTGGCCGGGTGAGCTGCTGGCCGTGGTGGGTGCCAACGGCGCCGGCAAATCCACGCTGTTGCGCCTGCTCAGCGGCGACCTTACCCCGAGCTGGGGGGAGCTGTGGTTTGACAACCAGCCGCTGACCGATATTCCCGCCGCCGAGCTTGCTCGCCACCGCGCCGTGCTTACCCAACAGCACAGCTTAGCGCTGGCTTTTAAGGTGCGCGAGCTGGTGCTCATGGGGCGTTACCCATATTTCCGCGGGCAGCCGAGCGCCCACGACCACGCTGTGGTGCAGCAGGCTCTGGCTACCGTAGGGCTGAGCGACCTAGCCGAACGCAGCTACCCCACGCTTTCGGGCGGCGAACAGCAGCGAGCCCAGCTAGCCCGCGTGCTGGCCCAAGTGTGGGAGGCCGAAGGTGGTTTTCTCTTGCTCGACGAACCCCTGACGGGCCTCGACCTCAACCACCAGCACCACACGCTAGCTGTGGCTAAAGCCCTGGTAAAGCGCGGCTTCGGGGTCATCGCCGTGCTCCACGACCTCAACCTAGCCGCCCAGTACGCCGACCAAGTCCTGCTGCTACGCCAGGGCCAAACGGTGGCGTATGGTCCGCCCGCTCAGGTGCTCACGCCCGACCACATCCAGCACGCTTTCGACATCTCGGTGGAGCTGCTTGCCCACCCTAGCCTGGGCTTTCCGCTCATCGTACCCGTGCCCCGCTAA
- a CDS encoding iron ABC transporter permease has translation MPAVAELPSPTTTAPPATPPVELRRRLLLPLLVGLLVVAVLVSAGAGAVHIPVPAVVGILLHKLGLSSGLAFESQQEAVLWAIRLPRVCLGVLIGAALGLAGAAMQGLFRNPLADPGLIGVSAGASLAAVTTIVLEVTLLSALREWLGFYTLAVAAFAGACGTTLLVYQLSKEAGRAVVATMLLAGIAVNALAGALTGLLTYAATDEQLRSITFWGLGSLGGASWPTVIGVLPLLALPLLLLPRLGKQLNLLALGEDQAAHLGLPVTRLKRQLIVLATLAVGTSVAVAGSIGFLGLVVPHLVRLAAGPDHRVVLPGAALGGALVLTLADTLARTVVAPAELPIGILTALLGTPVFLWILLREKRLRLA, from the coding sequence ATGCCTGCTGTCGCCGAGCTTCCTTCTCCCACGACCACTGCCCCACCCGCCACGCCGCCGGTGGAGCTGCGCCGACGCTTGTTGCTGCCCCTTCTGGTTGGGCTATTGGTAGTAGCCGTGTTGGTAAGCGCGGGCGCGGGCGCCGTGCACATTCCGGTACCGGCGGTGGTGGGCATTTTGCTCCACAAGCTAGGCCTGAGTAGCGGGCTAGCTTTCGAGTCGCAGCAAGAAGCGGTGTTGTGGGCTATTCGCTTGCCACGGGTGTGCCTGGGCGTCCTCATCGGGGCGGCGTTGGGGCTAGCGGGCGCGGCCATGCAGGGCTTGTTTCGTAATCCGCTGGCCGATCCGGGGTTGATTGGCGTGTCGGCGGGGGCCTCGCTGGCCGCCGTTACGACGATTGTGCTGGAGGTCACGCTTTTGTCGGCTTTGCGCGAATGGCTAGGTTTTTACACGCTCGCCGTGGCCGCCTTCGCCGGGGCTTGCGGCACGACGCTGCTCGTCTATCAACTCTCGAAAGAAGCAGGCCGGGCCGTGGTTGCCACCATGCTGCTCGCCGGTATTGCCGTTAATGCCCTCGCTGGCGCTCTAACGGGCCTGCTCACCTACGCCGCCACTGATGAGCAGCTGCGCAGCATCACGTTTTGGGGCCTAGGTAGCTTAGGAGGTGCTAGCTGGCCTACGGTGATCGGTGTGTTGCCGCTGCTCGCTTTGCCCCTGTTGCTGTTGCCGCGCCTAGGGAAGCAGCTGAACTTGTTGGCGTTGGGGGAGGATCAAGCCGCGCACCTAGGTCTGCCGGTTACGCGCCTGAAGCGCCAGCTCATCGTGCTGGCGACATTGGCTGTGGGTACGTCGGTGGCCGTGGCGGGCAGCATTGGGTTTCTGGGCTTGGTAGTGCCGCACCTGGTCCGCTTGGCGGCCGGCCCCGACCACCGCGTGGTGCTGCCCGGCGCCGCGCTGGGTGGCGCCTTGGTCCTGACCTTAGCTGACACTTTAGCGCGCACCGTCGTCGCGCCAGCTGAGCTGCCGATCGGCATTCTCACCGCCTTGCTTGGCACCCCAGTATTTCTCTGGATTTTGCTGCGGGAGAAGCGGCTCCGGCTGGCGTAG
- a CDS encoding heme/hemin ABC transporter substrate-binding protein, with protein MRSSFLSKASLLLLLLLVGLRSLAAPAPRIVSLNGTISEILCQLGLQSQVVGVDVTSTYPGALTKLPKVGHNRNISAEGVLALSPTIVVGTTESLKPEVTSQLKSAGVTVQLFPQEYSVAGTKKLIQQVAAAFQASAKAPALLKQLDADLAKAHKPAKSPKVLFIYARGTGTMMVAGQGTPLEKVIGLAGGQNAATGFTDFKPLTAEALVAANPDVLLLFDSGLESLGGKAGLLKVPGIAQTTAGRTGRVVEMDGQLLSGFGPRLGLATSELARQLSQ; from the coding sequence ATGCGTTCTTCTTTTCTCTCCAAAGCCAGCCTGTTGCTGTTGCTCCTCCTCGTGGGGCTCCGCAGCCTGGCCGCACCCGCGCCGCGCATCGTGTCGCTCAACGGTACCATCAGCGAAATTCTCTGCCAGCTAGGTTTGCAAAGCCAGGTGGTGGGCGTCGACGTGACCAGTACTTACCCAGGCGCCCTTACCAAGCTGCCCAAGGTGGGCCACAACCGTAACATTTCGGCCGAAGGTGTGCTGGCCTTGTCCCCGACTATCGTGGTGGGCACCACCGAATCGTTGAAGCCGGAGGTGACCAGCCAGCTGAAATCGGCGGGCGTGACGGTGCAGCTGTTTCCGCAGGAATACTCGGTAGCGGGCACCAAGAAGCTGATTCAGCAGGTGGCCGCGGCATTTCAGGCGTCGGCCAAGGCGCCCGCTTTGCTTAAGCAGCTTGACGCCGATCTAGCCAAGGCCCACAAACCCGCGAAATCGCCTAAGGTCCTCTTCATCTACGCCCGCGGTACCGGCACCATGATGGTGGCGGGCCAGGGCACGCCGCTGGAAAAAGTCATCGGCCTCGCCGGGGGGCAGAATGCCGCCACGGGTTTCACCGACTTCAAGCCCCTGACTGCCGAGGCCTTAGTGGCCGCCAACCCCGACGTGCTGTTGCTCTTCGATAGCGGTCTAGAAAGCTTAGGTGGCAAGGCGGGCCTGCTGAAAGTGCCCGGCATTGCCCAAACAACCGCCGGCCGCACCGGCCGCGTGGTGGAAATGGACGGGCAGCTACTCTCCGGCTTTGGTCCCCGCCTAGGTCTTGCCACGTCCGAGCTAGCTCGCCAGCTGAGCCAGTAA
- a CDS encoding HmuY family protein translates to MRHLFLRPALAFLAASSLSLTACNDDNDNEETVTPALETQKVGSLAPQPAATTSTGQPGTAKHFTFYSLADNKEVPYTDSASTKWDVAFRSTTILTNGGASGPGQGGAQVYTGLFDELKAVPETAFAVDAAATKAIPTGSGQGWYNYNSTTHLVTPIAGKVLVIRTATGKYAKMEVTSYYKDAPASPTLSTPSGYYSFRYLYQPDGSRNLQ, encoded by the coding sequence ATGAGACACCTGTTTCTCCGCCCTGCCCTCGCCTTCTTGGCCGCTTCGTCTTTGAGCCTCACCGCTTGCAATGACGACAACGATAACGAAGAAACCGTAACGCCCGCGCTGGAAACCCAAAAGGTGGGCAGCCTAGCCCCGCAGCCGGCCGCCACTACCAGCACCGGCCAGCCCGGCACGGCCAAGCACTTCACCTTCTACAGCCTAGCCGACAACAAGGAAGTGCCTTACACCGACTCGGCTAGCACCAAATGGGACGTGGCCTTTCGCAGCACAACCATCCTAACTAACGGGGGCGCAAGCGGCCCCGGTCAAGGCGGCGCGCAAGTGTACACCGGCCTCTTCGACGAGCTGAAGGCAGTGCCCGAAACCGCGTTTGCCGTTGATGCTGCGGCCACGAAAGCCATTCCGACGGGCTCAGGCCAGGGCTGGTATAACTACAACTCCACCACCCACCTCGTGACGCCTATTGCCGGTAAAGTACTAGTAATTCGCACGGCTACTGGCAAATACGCCAAGATGGAAGTGACCAGCTACTACAAAGACGCGCCTGCTTCGCCCACGCTCAGCACGCCCAGTGGCTACTACTCTTTCCGCTACTTGTACCAACCCGACGGCAGCCGCAATCTGCAATAA
- a CDS encoding TonB-dependent receptor, which produces MRRTPFCLLLSCSTFVLTQALAQAPAALQDSTLRLQPRQLGEVVVTATRTERSITDVPIPVLVVGQPQIKAMGALRLGDVLREQTGLTTVNDHGQGVQLQGLNPEYTLILVDGEPLIGRTAGTLELSRVAVGNIQRVEVVKGPASALWGSEALAGVVNIITQKPQPGTSGDIRLRYGTNRTADLGGTFNAKGKKLGLTLFVNRYSSAGYTLDHAESPTVPPFASYTAQGRLSYQLGTRTTLSLSGRYYTESQKSDLRVTAETGEMAVVRYASRQHDYNLNPVLTHRFSDKLFATARFYHSGYRTREEYTYRADGSPYDATYFNQTFTRPEVQVDWQLRPTQVLTSGAGYVLEAVEATRYDQQQQLRAHYVFAQHDWSPTPRLNVVTGVRYDGHSQYVGQLSPKLSARYQLRSRLAVRGSAGRGYRAPDFRQLYLNFSNPTVGYSVFGTNQVQAKVAQLAAQGQLATDPETRQPVIYDAVLAQASGLTAESSLAYNLGVQLDPTAKLQLTANAFRNDLRNLIETAVVALKTNGQSVYSYRNVTRAFTQGAEVDARYQLRPELTLSGGYQLLFAKDKSVINNIEAGEVFRKDPQTQQTKRVQPQDYGGLYNRSRHSFNLKAFYENPKAGWSASLRGIYRGRYGFGDTNGNAILDADNEYVPGYWLVNMAAAKTFHQRLTLQAGLDNVLGYTNPTYISTLPGRLAYASLTLALGKTR; this is translated from the coding sequence ATGCGCCGCACTCCGTTTTGCTTACTGCTTAGCTGCTCGACTTTCGTGCTGACGCAGGCACTGGCCCAAGCGCCAGCTGCTTTGCAGGATAGCACGTTGCGGTTGCAGCCCCGGCAGCTAGGCGAGGTGGTGGTCACGGCCACTCGCACCGAGCGCAGCATCACCGACGTGCCGATTCCGGTGTTGGTTGTGGGCCAGCCACAGATTAAGGCGATGGGTGCCCTGCGCTTGGGCGACGTGCTGCGCGAACAAACCGGCCTCACCACCGTCAACGACCACGGCCAGGGCGTCCAGTTGCAAGGGCTTAATCCCGAGTACACCCTGATTTTGGTGGACGGCGAGCCGCTGATTGGGCGCACGGCCGGCACGCTCGAACTCTCCCGCGTGGCGGTCGGCAACATTCAGCGGGTGGAAGTGGTGAAAGGTCCGGCGTCGGCTTTGTGGGGTTCGGAGGCGCTGGCGGGCGTGGTGAACATTATCACCCAGAAGCCGCAACCGGGCACGAGCGGCGACATCCGCCTGCGCTACGGCACCAACCGCACCGCCGACCTAGGGGGCACCTTCAACGCCAAGGGCAAAAAGCTAGGTCTCACGCTGTTTGTAAATCGCTACAGTTCGGCGGGTTATACCCTAGATCATGCAGAAAGCCCGACGGTGCCACCCTTCGCCAGCTACACCGCCCAGGGCCGCTTGAGCTACCAGCTGGGCACGCGTACCACCTTGAGCCTGAGCGGCCGCTACTACACAGAAAGCCAGAAAAGCGACCTACGCGTGACAGCCGAAACTGGCGAAATGGCCGTGGTGCGCTACGCCTCTCGCCAGCACGACTACAACTTGAATCCGGTGCTCACCCATCGCTTTTCTGACAAGCTCTTCGCCACGGCCCGCTTCTATCACAGCGGCTACCGCACCCGCGAAGAATACACCTACCGCGCCGACGGCAGCCCCTACGACGCCACGTATTTCAACCAAACCTTTACCCGGCCCGAGGTGCAAGTTGATTGGCAGCTTCGGCCTACGCAGGTGCTCACCAGTGGTGCCGGCTACGTGCTCGAAGCTGTAGAAGCCACCCGCTACGACCAACAGCAGCAGCTACGCGCCCACTACGTGTTTGCCCAACACGACTGGTCGCCCACGCCGCGCCTGAATGTGGTGACGGGCGTGCGCTATGATGGGCACAGCCAGTACGTGGGGCAGCTGAGCCCGAAGCTTTCGGCGCGCTACCAGCTGCGGTCGCGGCTAGCGGTGCGGGGGTCGGCGGGGCGCGGCTACCGGGCACCCGACTTCCGGCAACTGTACCTTAACTTCTCCAATCCGACAGTCGGCTACAGCGTGTTTGGCACCAACCAAGTACAGGCGAAAGTAGCCCAACTTGCCGCGCAAGGGCAACTAGCAACCGACCCCGAGACCAGGCAGCCGGTGATCTACGACGCGGTGCTTGCCCAAGCCAGCGGCCTCACTGCCGAAAGCTCCCTGGCCTACAACCTAGGGGTGCAACTCGACCCGACCGCTAAGCTGCAACTCACCGCCAACGCTTTCCGCAACGACCTGCGCAACCTGATCGAAACGGCCGTGGTGGCGCTGAAAACCAACGGCCAATCGGTGTACTCCTACCGCAACGTGACGCGGGCTTTCACGCAAGGTGCGGAGGTAGACGCCCGCTACCAGCTGCGCCCCGAACTGACGCTGAGCGGCGGCTACCAGCTGCTGTTTGCCAAGGATAAATCGGTGATAAACAACATCGAAGCTGGTGAAGTATTTCGCAAAGACCCGCAAACGCAGCAAACCAAGCGCGTGCAGCCGCAAGACTACGGAGGCCTCTATAATCGCTCGCGCCACTCCTTCAATCTCAAGGCGTTCTACGAAAACCCGAAGGCCGGCTGGTCGGCGAGCCTGCGGGGAATTTACCGGGGCCGCTACGGCTTCGGCGACACGAACGGCAACGCCATCTTGGATGCGGATAACGAGTACGTGCCCGGCTACTGGCTCGTGAACATGGCCGCGGCCAAAACCTTCCATCAGCGCCTCACCCTGCAAGCCGGCCTCGATAACGTGCTCGGCTACACCAACCCGACTTACATCAGCACCCTGCCCGGCCGCCTCGCCTACGCTAGCCTCACCCTTGCCCTGGGCAAAACGCGCTAA
- a CDS encoding NAD(P)/FAD-dependent oxidoreductase, translating to MKNQEQFDVVIVGGSYAGLSAAMALGRAIQQVLVLDTGKPCNYQTPHSHNFLTQDGSTPAAIAAQAKAQVLAYPTVQFRNEAAVDVTGEDNHFTVTTDTGAQVQARKLLFATGVRDLMPAIPGFVESWGISVIHCPYCHGYEYRGQPTGMLTNGPVAMEWSQLIRNWTDQLTIFTNGEASFLPEQRAQLAARQIAVEETPVQEIIHHNGYLTHIGLADGRQVPLTAFYARPEFEQHCHLPRLLGCDHNEVGRIVVDSMQKTTVPGIYAAGDATTMMRTVSIAVAGGTTAGALINHELLATG from the coding sequence ATGAAAAATCAAGAACAGTTTGATGTGGTTATCGTCGGGGGAAGCTACGCGGGATTGTCGGCAGCAATGGCGCTAGGCCGCGCCATTCAGCAGGTGCTGGTGCTGGATACTGGTAAGCCGTGCAACTACCAAACGCCGCACTCGCACAACTTCCTAACTCAGGACGGCAGCACGCCGGCCGCCATTGCGGCGCAGGCCAAGGCGCAGGTCCTAGCTTACCCCACGGTACAGTTTCGCAATGAAGCCGCCGTAGACGTGACGGGCGAGGATAATCACTTCACCGTTACCACGGATACGGGCGCGCAAGTCCAGGCGCGCAAGCTGCTATTTGCCACCGGCGTGCGCGACCTGATGCCCGCCATTCCGGGCTTTGTGGAAAGTTGGGGAATTTCGGTGATTCACTGCCCCTATTGCCACGGCTACGAGTACCGCGGTCAACCGACGGGTATGCTAACCAATGGCCCCGTTGCTATGGAATGGAGCCAACTCATCCGCAACTGGACCGATCAGCTGACCATCTTCACCAACGGCGAAGCTAGCTTTTTGCCCGAGCAACGCGCCCAGCTGGCTGCCCGCCAGATCGCCGTGGAGGAAACGCCCGTGCAGGAAATTATTCACCATAACGGCTACCTTACGCACATCGGGCTAGCGGATGGCCGCCAAGTGCCGCTCACCGCTTTTTACGCCCGCCCAGAGTTTGAGCAGCACTGCCATTTACCGCGCCTGCTGGGTTGTGACCACAACGAAGTAGGACGTATTGTGGTCGACAGCATGCAGAAAACCACCGTACCAGGCATTTACGCCGCAGGCGACGCCACCACGATGATGCGGACTGTCAGTATTGCCGTGGCAGGCGGCACCACCGCCGGTGCGCTCATCAACCATGAGCTGCTAGCTACCGGCTAA
- a CDS encoding helix-turn-helix domain-containing protein — MMQDTQQQIVEAAILVFNEDYSAPLEKVAEKASVTRRTLHRYFKGRDELLTCCEQEMRRSCNLAMTEALNSSDNPLTQLERMLYAGVECGAKYSFFSKLHTRPEHHHSTHNADCAEYDTMYNRYRAVIAKLQEQGAISPHITAEWVMMLFSGVVAATINADSFGAVAKNSLKQFAWFSFSKGIGL; from the coding sequence ATGATGCAAGACACCCAGCAACAGATCGTCGAAGCCGCTATTCTCGTGTTCAACGAGGATTACTCGGCGCCGCTGGAGAAAGTAGCGGAAAAGGCCTCCGTCACTCGGCGGACACTGCACCGCTACTTTAAGGGACGCGACGAATTGCTAACGTGCTGCGAGCAGGAGATGCGGCGCAGCTGCAACCTAGCCATGACGGAGGCCTTGAACAGCTCCGACAACCCGCTCACGCAACTCGAACGGATGCTGTACGCCGGCGTGGAGTGCGGCGCGAAGTACTCATTTTTCAGCAAGCTGCATACCCGACCCGAGCACCACCATTCGACGCACAACGCCGACTGCGCCGAGTACGACACCATGTACAACCGCTACCGGGCGGTTATTGCGAAGCTTCAGGAACAAGGCGCCATTAGTCCACACATCACGGCGGAGTGGGTGATGATGCTGTTTAGCGGCGTGGTGGCGGCTACCATCAATGCGGATTCCTTTGGAGCCGTGGCGAAGAACAGCCTTAAGCAGTTTGCTTGGTTCTCATTTAGTAAGGGAATTGGCCTTTGA
- a CDS encoding GNAT family N-acetyltransferase encodes MEHILDNPIWNALTTGNKHLAVGNEQARYLPKDIGAFAGLSDYSENAFARLHEISPFGAPAVLFTADTAIPAGWKLLMQKELLQMVYEQPTTPDLGPTEVKALHDQDIPAMIALTALTNPGPFLARTIAFGGYHGIFQDGQLVAMAGQRLQPTPYTEISAVCTHPDYLGKGYAGQLLRHQIGIIRAAGNTPFLHVFADNTNACGLYEKLGFQTRKQLQVYVLEKQAY; translated from the coding sequence ATGGAACACATCTTAGATAATCCTATCTGGAACGCGCTAACAACTGGCAACAAACACCTAGCTGTTGGCAACGAGCAGGCTCGCTACCTACCCAAAGATATCGGTGCCTTCGCGGGCCTGTCTGACTACTCGGAAAATGCCTTTGCCAGGCTACACGAAATATCCCCGTTCGGAGCGCCTGCGGTACTCTTCACGGCTGATACCGCCATTCCTGCCGGCTGGAAGCTGTTGATGCAAAAGGAGTTGTTGCAGATGGTGTATGAACAGCCGACGACTCCTGATCTGGGTCCTACGGAAGTAAAGGCCTTGCACGACCAAGACATACCGGCTATGATTGCCCTCACGGCCCTAACCAATCCTGGCCCTTTTCTGGCCCGCACCATCGCGTTTGGGGGCTACCACGGCATCTTCCAAGACGGGCAGCTAGTCGCCATGGCCGGGCAGCGGCTGCAACCAACGCCCTACACCGAAATAAGCGCGGTGTGCACCCACCCCGATTACCTCGGGAAAGGCTATGCTGGCCAGCTATTACGGCACCAGATAGGCATTATTCGCGCAGCAGGAAACACGCCATTTCTGCACGTATTTGCTGATAACACCAACGCCTGCGGTTTGTACGAAAAGCTAGGTTTTCAAACGCGCAAGCAGTTGCAGGTGTACGTGCTCGAAAAACAAGCGTACTAA